The Acidimicrobiales bacterium genome segment GCCCTCGTAGTAGCCGACGAGCAGGGCGCCGATGCGGTTGGTGCGATTGCCGGAGCCCTCCAACCACCCGCCGACGACCACCTCTTGGCGGGCTGTGTTCTTGACCTTGAGCCAGCAGCGAGAGCGCTTGCCCGCCTCGTAGGGCGTGTCGACCTGCTTGGCGATGATGCCTTCGAGGCCGCGCTCGCGCGACGCCGCGAGCATGGCGGCGCCGTCACCGATGTGGTGCCCGGGCATCTGCCAGGACGGGTCGTTCAAGCCGAGCGAGGCCAGTACCTCACGGCGTTCGAGGTACGGCCTGCGCATCAGCGACTCGCCGTCGAGCCACAGCACGTCGAAGGCCATGTAGACGACGGGGTACTCGTGCATGCGGGCGCGCACGTCGCGTTCGCCCGCCACGTGCATGCGGTGTTGCAGGCGGCCGAAGCTGGGCCGCCCCGCCTCGTCGAAGCTCACGACCTCGCCGTCGAGCACCGCCCCTCGGCCGCCGAGGGCCTCGGGCAGCCCGTGCAGTTCGGGGTAGCGCGGCGTGATGTCGAGCAGGTTGCGGCTCTCCATGCGCATGCGGTCGCCGTCGAGGTAGGTGAGCGCCCGCACGCCGTCCCACTTCACCTCGAACGACCACCGCTCGTCGTCCTTGGGCAAGGTGCCTGAGGTGGCCAGCATCGGTGCGATGCGCAGGTCGAGGGCGCTCATCGGGGTGGTTTTGCCCCGTGCGGTGCCGGGAACACGTCGGCCATGCTCCTCCTCATCCTCCTCATCCTCCTCATCGTCCTGGCCGTCGGCGGCGGACTGGGGTACGGCGGAGGTGCGTATCGCTCTCGCGGCATCGGCTTAGGCGGCGTGTTGCTCGTCATCCTGCTGATCCTGCTGCTCACAGGCGCCTTCGGCCGCACTTAAAGAACTCCCGAGTACATAGCTCACCGGAACGGTGAGCTATGTACTCGGGACGAGGCGTGCTGCGGCGTCGCGGCCTTGCTTGATGCAGGCCGGGATGCCCAGCCCCCGGTAGGCGGCGCCCGCCACGGCGACGTGGGCGGGCAGCGCCTGCTCGATGCGGGCCACCCGGTCGAGGTGGCCCACGCGGTACTGCGGGAACCCGTCGACCCACCGGCGTACGTGCGTGCTCGTCGGCTCGGCGCTGACACCGGCAAGCTCCACCAACTCGGCGTGCAGGCGCCGAGCCAACTGGTCGTCGGTCAGCCGCAGCGCACGATCGTCGCCCGCCCGTCCCGCCGAGACTCGCAGCACCACTTGTTCCGGCGGCGCCCAGTGCGGCCACTTCACCGTGCCGAACGAGCATGCCGTCAGCAGCCGGCCTTCCCGTCGGGGCACCAAGAACCCGGAGGCCTGCAAGGAAGGCACGGCGTCGGCCGGGTACGCCATGGTCACCAAGGCCACCGATGCGTGCTCGATGCCCGCCAGCAACTGGCCTGCCTCACCACCGAGCAACGAGGCCGCCGCGGGCGCGGGGACGGCGAGCACCACGTTGCCGTCGAGGTCGTCGAGCGACGACACCGGCGAGTCGGTGCGCACCTCGGCGCCCGCCTGGCGCAGTCGTGCCACCAGGGTCTCGACCAGCACGCTGAGCCCTTGAGGAACGGTGAGGAACACCGGTCCTTCGCTCACCGTCCGCGTGCGACGAGCGCCGAGCACCAAGCTGCGGTGGGCCTTGGCGGCGGCCACCACCTGGGGCGCCACTGCGGCCGCGCTCAACTGGTCGGCGCGCCCGGCGTTGATGCCGCCGATCAGTGGGTCGACCAACCGTTCGAGCACCTCGCGCCCGAGCCGGCGCGACACCAATTCGCCGACCGAGACGTCGCCGTCGACCGGCGTCCGCGGCAGCACGAAGTCGAAGGCGGCGCGGGCCATCCCCAACGGCGACAGGAGCCCCGAGCGCGCCATCGCCGTCACGCCCGTGGGCACCCCCAGCAACATGCCTTCGGGGACAGGCCGCAAGCGCCCGCCCGACCACACCAGCGCCCGCCCCACCGCGGGCGCCACCAGGTCGAGGTCGAGCTCGCGGCACAGGTCGACGGCCCATGGCACACGAGCCAGGAAGGCGTCGGGCCCCGACTCCACGGGCACACCGTCGACCGAGCCCGTCTCGATCTTGCCGCCCAGCCGCG includes the following:
- the ligD gene encoding non-homologous end-joining DNA ligase yields the protein MSALDLRIAPMLATSGTLPKDDERWSFEVKWDGVRALTYLDGDRMRMESRNLLDITPRYPELHGLPEALGGRGAVLDGEVVSFDEAGRPSFGRLQHRMHVAGERDVRARMHEYPVVYMAFDVLWLDGESLMRRPYLERREVLASLGLNDPSWQMPGHHIGDGAAMLAASRERGLEGIIAKQVDTPYEAGKRSRCWLKVKNTARQEVVVGGWLEGSGNRTNRIGALLVGYYEGDHLHFAGKVGTGYTDRMLAELAQTLAPLGRPTSPFSDKVPYKQAHFVEPTLVCDVEFTEWTATNTLRHPSFKGLRDDKAPRDVVKEPLFGGQ
- the hemG gene encoding protoporphyrinogen oxidase, with amino-acid sequence MTTRLMVVGGGIAGLAAAWEAVQRGAEVTVLEAGPRLGGKIETGSVDGVPVESGPDAFLARVPWAVDLCRELDLDLVAPAVGRALVWSGGRLRPVPEGMLLGVPTGVTAMARSGLLSPLGMARAAFDFVLPRTPVDGDVSVGELVSRRLGREVLERLVDPLIGGINAGRADQLSAAAVAPQVVAAAKAHRSLVLGARRTRTVSEGPVFLTVPQGLSVLVETLVARLRQAGAEVRTDSPVSSLDDLDGNVVLAVPAPAAASLLGGEAGQLLAGIEHASVALVTMAYPADAVPSLQASGFLVPRREGRLLTACSFGTVKWPHWAPPEQVVLRVSAGRAGDDRALRLTDDQLARRLHAELVELAGVSAEPTSTHVRRWVDGFPQYRVGHLDRVARIEQALPAHVAVAGAAYRGLGIPACIKQGRDAAARLVPST